From a single Nymphaea colorata isolate Beijing-Zhang1983 chromosome 4, ASM883128v2, whole genome shotgun sequence genomic region:
- the LOC116252257 gene encoding protein IN CHLOROPLAST ATPASE BIOGENESIS, chloroplastic-like, which yields MGLVACGSSLVSSFPSLRLRAVRASFSSSSSFDHVSFVKEVAAFRPPEHLQCLLNMLQARGETIVAPSNRRGLIPLAIPLSENGSGALTALLRWPTAPPEMEMPVVEVHKYGVRLLAKSVDQFIHRILVEEDAKDDHECNSELFNLSAKSGIELHKKGDFAESQTGNVDAYLLKKVGLFPDILERKAAGHLEKGDQVSALVTGEFYTRKEHFPGFARPFVFYAEILLKVGRVLEAKDAARVALKSPWWTLGDRYENVASIAQWEDEQIEYIKEKVSDEGRHEDLKKGKALEQVALDQAAFLLDLASTDGTWPESQEKIAKCYEEAGLHDIAKFVSYSG from the exons ATGGGATTGGTAGCGTGCGGCTCCTCTCTTGTGTCGTCCTTCCCTTCCCTCCGTCTCCGCGCTGTTCGAGCCTCCTTCTCCTCTTCGTCCTCCTTTG ACCATGTGTCTTTTGTCAAAGAAGTTGCCGCCTTTCGTCCACCTGAGCATCTCCAGTGCTTGTTAAATATGCTTCAAGCAAGAG GGGAGACAATTGTCGCTCCAAGTAATCGAAGAGGGTTGATTCCACTTGCAATACCTCTATCCGAAAATGGTTCAG GTGCTCTGACTGCATTGTTGAGATGGCCTACGGCACCCCCAGA AATGGAGATGCCAGTTGTGGAAGTCCACAAGTATGGTGTGCGTCTTTTAGCTAAAAGT GTGGACCAGTTTATCCATCGAATCCTTGTAGAGGAAGATGCTAAAGATGATCATGAATGTAATTCTGAGCTTTTCAATCTTTCAGCCAAATCTGGTATCGAACTCCACAAGAAGGGTGATTTTGCAGAGTCACAGACTGGAAATGTTGATGCATATCTGTTAAAAAAG GTTGGCCTATTTCCAGATATTTTGGAGCGGAAAGCAGCTGGTCATTTGGAGAAAGGAGACCAA GTTTCTGCTCTGGTAACGGGAGAGTTCTATACAAGGAAGGAGCATTTTCCTGGATTTGCTCGGCCTTTTGTCTTCTATGCAGAGATATTGCTGAA GGTTGGGCGTGTTCTGGAAGCTAAAGATGCAGCTAGAGTAGCTTTGAAGTCCCCTTGGTGGACACTCGGCGACAGATATGAG AATGTTGCCAGCATTGCACAATGGGAAGATGAACAGATTGAGTACATAAAGGAGAAGGTATCAGATGAAGGGAGGCATGAAGatctgaaaaaaggaaaggcCCTTGAGCAG GTGGCACTGGACCAAGCCGCATTTTTGTTGGATTTAGCCTCTACTGATGGCACATGGCCCGAAAGTCAGGAGAAAATAGCAAAGTGCTACGAGGAGGCTGGCCTTCATGACATAGCAAAATTTGTGTCATACTCTGGTTAA
- the LOC116253601 gene encoding uncharacterized protein LOC116253601 has product MGEDPYRKIERECVGEERAPSLILVKRMAASSSSSILHSPFLKPTNGPQIRPPIQIPISSKSFYLPATLCSSSSSSYHQEQEHTGGRGRSSWPNTQANTTLDMVKDRQGVWSVRQKKVVVLWDLDNKPPKGPPYQAAMALRSFAGRFGEVVDVSAYANRHAFIHLPRWVMEHRRDRRALDVLERKGLVVPDEPYVCSVCGRKCRTNLDLRRHFKQLHERERQKKLARMRSLKGKKRQRYRDRYVSGNSKYEEAAREILTPKVGYGLAGELRRAGVFVKTVEDKPQAADWALKRQMQHVMNRGIDSLLLVSDDSDFGEMLRRARASDLQTVVVGDGQALRRHADVWVSWNALEFGELDSAVDNAFFTGGAEENASRMFSTSFLDEEYEFDDDRDDEEDDNYHFGGLSISVFSEGEDILYLSSEEDEGGEDVEFFI; this is encoded by the coding sequence ATGGGGGAAGATCCCTacagaaagatagagagagagtgtgtgggGGAGGAGAGAGCGCCATCTCTCATCCTTGTAAAGAGAATGGCAGCATCGTCGTCATCATCCATTCTGCATTCTCCCTTCCTCAAGCCCACAAACGGACCCCAAATCCGACCACCCATCCAGATACCCATCAGCTCCAAGAGCTTCTACTTGCCAGCGACCCTCTgctcatcatcatcttcatcttatCATCAGGAACAGGAGCATacaggaggaagagggagatcGTCATGGCCCAATACGCAGGCGAACACCACCCTGGATATGGTGAAGGACCGACAGGGAGTGTGGTCGGTAAGGCAGAAGAAGGTGGTGGTGCTGTGGGACCTTGACAACAAGCCACCCAAGGGGCCGCCCTACCAGGCCGCGATGGCGCTTCGGTCGTTCGCCGGCCGCTTCGGCGAGGTCGTGGACGTGTCGGCCTATGCGAACCGTCACGCCTTCATCCACCTGCCGCGGTGGGTGATGGAGCATCGGCGGGACCGCCGCGCCCTGGATGTCCTTGAGCGCAAGGGTCTCGTCGTCCCCGACGAGCCCTACGTCTGCAGCGTCTGCGGCCGCAAGTGTCGCACCAACCTCGACCTGCGCCGCCATTTCAAGCAGCTGCACGAGCGTGAGCGTCAGAAGAAGCTTGCCCGTATGCGCTCCCTCAAGGGCAAGAAGCGGCAGCGCTACCGCGACCGCTACGTCTCCGGCAACAGCAAGTACGAGGAGGCCGCGCGCGAGATTCTCACACCTAAGGTCGGGTACGGCCTCGCTGGCGAGCTCCGGCGGGCCGGCGTGTTCGTCAAGACCGTGGAGGACAAGCCGCAGGCGGCCGACTGGGCGCTGAAGCGCCAGATGCAGCATGTGATGAACAGGGGAATAGATTCCCTCTTGTTGGTGTCCGACGATTCGGACTTCGGGGAGATGCTCCGGCGGGCGAGGGCAAGCGACCTGCAGACGGTGGTGGTGGGCGACGGGCAGGCGCTAAGAAGGCACGCCGACGTTTGGGTGTCGTGGAACGCCCTTGAATTTGGTGAATTGGATTCCGCCGTCGACAATGCGTTCTTCACCGGCGGTGCAGAGGAGAACGCCTCGCGTATGTTCTCAACTTCGTTTCTGGATGAAGAATACGAGTTTGATGATGATCgggatgatgaagaagatgataatTATCATTTTGGTGGCCTGAGCATTTCAGTTTTCTCAGAAGGGGAGGATATTCTGTACTTGAGCAGCGAAGAAGATGAAGGTGGGGAGGATGTTGAATTCTTCATCTAA
- the LOC116253486 gene encoding CBS domain-containing protein CBSX1, chloroplastic-like, which translates to MATVILSEAVVRPGVCSLPSSSASTPRPPLFASFANGSLRSCREARLALFFRRKLPNNRIPARSTSLTANASAPRNGVYTVGDFMTKRENLQAVKPTTSVDEALELLVDKRITGFPVIDDDWNLVGVVSDYDLLALDSISGGGGRSETGLFPEVNSTWKTFNKIQRLLSKTNGKVVGDVMTPAPLVVRETTNLEDAARLLLETKYRRLPVVDGNGKLVGIITRGNVVRAALQLKHESENMN; encoded by the exons ATGGCTACCGTCATACTGTCAGAAGCAGTCGTTAGGCCTGGCGTCtgctctcttccttcttcctctgcttccACTCCTCGTCCTCCCCTCTTTGCTTCCTTCGCAAATGGTTCTCTGAGGTCTTGCCGGGAGGCCAGACTGGCGCTTTTCTTTCGTCGTAAGTTGCCCAACAACCGGATTCCTGCGCGAAGCACCTCATTGACGGCGAATGCTTCTGCG CCAAGAAATGGGGTTTATACAGTTGGGGACTTTATGACTAAGCGAGAGAATCTTCAGGCGGTTAAACCTACCACCAGTGTAGATGAAG CTTTGGAACTTCTCGTAGACAAGCGGATTACTGGCTTTCCTGTGATTGATGATGATTGGAATTTG GTTGGGGTTGTGTCAGATTATGACTTATTGGCTCTGGACTCCATATCAG GAGGTGGAGGAAGGTCTGAGACCGGTTTATTTCCCGAAGTTAATAGTACCTGGAAA ACATTTAACAAGATACAGAGGTTACTTAGTAAAACCAATGGTAAGGTGGTGGGCGATGTGATGACCCCTGCACCACTTGTTGTTCGTGAAACGACAAACTTGGAAGATGCTGCCAG GTTACTTCTTGAAACAAAGTACCGCCGCCTGCCTGTGGTGGATGGCAATGGCAAGCTG GTGGGGATTATTACTAGAGGCAATGTGGTTAGAGCTGCTCTTCAACTAAAACATGAAAGCGAAAACATGAACTAG